The Campylobacter sp. CN_NE2 genome contains a region encoding:
- a CDS encoding helix-turn-helix transcriptional regulator has product MSKRNLKSDRDNIAIRLVRFMQLAFLGESFRKKDLENEFGVGDRTIQRDLEALRVHGFEFKTKNGITHATALGVGFLNSCSLSLARNLGVSEIFPSFGENEITDLLNGVYKIDAKFEKFIANSTLKNDFKDICSAIKNHYILNFTYAQKPRTAKPYAFIFRLGVWYALCDEKGVLKTFTFEKISNLDVLEQTFSPENEKLAQIKENKNHWFSSAPVEAVLRLSITATAYLNHKQFFIKQKITKQDDKFAYLSVTAAFEDEILNFAKLYLPYVKIIEPANLQSKFEKILQDYLEKSANATNTDGKIS; this is encoded by the coding sequence GTGAGTAAGCGAAATCTAAAATCAGACCGCGATAATATCGCCATTAGGCTTGTTAGATTTATGCAGTTAGCATTTTTAGGCGAGAGTTTTAGAAAGAAAGACTTAGAAAACGAATTTGGCGTGGGCGATAGGACTATACAAAGGGATTTAGAAGCGCTTAGAGTGCATGGCTTTGAGTTTAAAACCAAAAACGGCATAACTCACGCAACTGCATTGGGAGTGGGCTTTTTAAATTCTTGTTCGCTTAGCCTAGCACGAAATTTAGGCGTTAGCGAGATTTTCCCTAGCTTTGGGGAGAACGAAATCACAGATTTATTAAACGGCGTTTATAAAATAGATGCCAAATTTGAAAAATTCATTGCAAATTCTACGCTGAAAAATGATTTCAAGGATATTTGCAGTGCTATCAAAAATCACTATATTTTAAATTTCACTTACGCGCAAAAACCACGCACCGCAAAGCCTTATGCCTTTATTTTCCGTCTTGGGGTTTGGTATGCGCTGTGCGATGAAAAGGGCGTTTTAAAGACATTTACATTTGAGAAAATTTCAAATTTAGATGTTTTGGAACAAACTTTTTCGCCAGAAAATGAAAAACTGGCACAAATCAAAGAAAACAAAAACCACTGGTTTTCATCGGCTCCTGTGGAAGCTGTTTTGCGACTAAGTATCACGGCGACGGCGTATCTAAATCACAAGCAGTTTTTTATAAAACAAAAAATCACAAAACAAGATGATAAATTTGCGTATCTTAGCGTAACGGCGGCGTTTGAAGATGAAATTTTAAATTTCGCCAAACTCTATCTGCCCTATGTGAAAATCATCGAACCTGCGAATTTGCAAAGTAAATTTGAAAAAATTCTGCAAGATTATTTGGAAAAAAGTGCCAATGCGACAAATACTGACGGGAAAATTTCTTAA
- a CDS encoding GTPase produces MSIDEIRELVEALKFSQNIKPNVLCIGIYNSGKSSLLNALIDDFENETFEVADKRETPEIKSVEYGGIIYIDTPGLNATPDDDEKALGGEFMSDVNIFLHSLSGGELKKDEIGYLHSLINELNNAKSFFDKTIFVINHIEDKSDEDIKRGMEKIKEQIQNEFSASVKVLSIKTPSYIKGKNENKNLLVQNSGINELKEQINKMCRPDKIYKNRNARLEKAVKMLILSLQEKIEENNKAVQNIKEKEEQIKEKVAEANKTIKNMKARLR; encoded by the coding sequence ATGAGTATCGATGAAATACGAGAATTAGTTGAAGCTTTAAAGTTTTCTCAAAACATAAAACCGAATGTTTTGTGTATAGGGATTTATAATAGTGGAAAAAGTTCGCTTTTAAACGCTTTGATAGATGATTTTGAAAACGAAACTTTTGAAGTGGCTGACAAGCGAGAAACGCCAGAAATTAAAAGTGTGGAGTATGGGGGTATTATTTACATCGACACACCTGGACTAAATGCTACGCCTGATGACGATGAAAAGGCTCTTGGCGGTGAGTTTATGTCTGATGTGAATATATTTTTGCACTCTTTATCGGGCGGAGAGCTGAAAAAAGACGAGATAGGTTATTTGCATAGCTTGATAAACGAGCTAAATAATGCAAAATCGTTTTTTGATAAGACAATCTTTGTGATAAATCATATAGAAGATAAAAGCGATGAAGATATAAAAAGGGGTATGGAAAAGATAAAAGAGCAAATTCAAAATGAATTTAGTGCTAGTGTGAAAGTTTTGAGCATAAAAACGCCAAGTTATATCAAAGGCAAAAATGAAAATAAAAATTTGCTAGTTCAAAACAGCGGTATAAATGAGCTAAAAGAGCAGATAAATAAAATGTGCAGACCGGATAAAATTTATAAAAATCGAAATGCAAGATTAGAAAAAGCCGTAAAAATGCTGATTTTATCACTGCAAGAAAAAATCGAAGAAAACAATAAAGCCGTGCAAAATATAAAAGAAAAAGAAGAGCAAATTAAAGAAAAAGTAGCAGAAGCAAACAAAACTATAAAAAATATGAAAGCGAGGTTAAGATAA
- a CDS encoding GTPase yields the protein MLIKNYKSIQNELNSLLKDNENFKEILDSINQTLDEKLANFNPTFMIYGTYNSGKSTLLNALFGKEVAPMGDVPTTKEIHEHKFNGFTIYDTPGLNANNEDDIISQEHLQKSDAVIFVMQNGGSVEARYIYTAMAEILKNNKKLLVVVNDKECHGFDSEESVKITDKVAQNLQRISSEYGAEAENIQIKVVNALSALKAKMENKNLLLEKSGYLQIELAIKNLMQNSSTNDVENTINKFLKEKLEKISQICDLNFESEKQKSISELIAYLEKQKDNFKIKQNNGLRRHILNLKDNLVAVLSSENPSEAKLYELIDAKTNLICDEFSQGVNDISSEISRKVDEFQGNFSKLGGVSVDINLPNLVSNSEMGEFLIPDELKNNAMRLVNDKELVSGATKKALEYIKEYLPKLMKGKGKVWIEKTSQTLGKRLGIIITVITSASDIYKANKEHKEMIKKEKERIASINNTASNIADDLEVNFKKEFNKITNEIFNPLLNTYSTIFRELSSKNDDLEQIQKQISKISEKIA from the coding sequence ATGTTAATCAAAAACTACAAAAGTATCCAAAATGAGTTAAATTCTTTGTTAAAAGATAACGAAAATTTCAAAGAAATTTTAGATAGTATAAATCAAACGCTAGATGAAAAACTAGCAAATTTTAATCCGACATTTATGATTTACGGCACATATAATAGCGGTAAATCAACCCTGCTAAATGCTCTTTTTGGCAAAGAAGTAGCACCTATGGGCGATGTGCCTACTACCAAAGAGATACACGAGCATAAATTTAACGGCTTTACTATCTATGATACTCCCGGACTTAATGCAAATAATGAAGATGATATAATCTCGCAGGAACATTTGCAAAAAAGCGATGCCGTGATATTTGTAATGCAAAATGGTGGCTCTGTCGAAGCAAGATATATCTACACTGCAATGGCTGAAATTTTAAAAAACAATAAAAAGCTTTTGGTCGTTGTAAATGATAAAGAGTGTCATGGGTTTGATAGTGAAGAGAGTGTAAAAATCACAGATAAGGTAGCCCAAAATTTACAAAGAATTTCATCTGAGTATGGAGCGGAAGCTGAAAATATCCAAATCAAGGTTGTAAATGCTTTATCTGCGTTAAAAGCGAAAATGGAAAATAAAAATCTTTTGCTTGAAAAAAGCGGCTACCTACAAATCGAACTTGCAATAAAAAATTTAATGCAAAATTCTAGCACAAACGATGTCGAGAATACTATCAATAAATTTTTAAAAGAGAAATTAGAAAAAATATCTCAAATTTGTGATTTAAATTTTGAAAGCGAAAAACAAAAAAGCATTTCAGAACTCATAGCCTACCTTGAAAAACAAAAAGATAATTTTAAAATCAAGCAAAATAACGGATTAAGAAGACATATTTTAAATTTAAAAGATAATCTTGTTGCGGTTTTATCTAGTGAAAATCCTAGCGAAGCAAAACTATACGAGCTAATAGACGCAAAAACAAATTTGATATGCGATGAATTTTCACAAGGAGTAAATGATATAAGCAGTGAAATTTCACGCAAAGTAGATGAATTTCAAGGAAATTTTAGCAAACTAGGTGGCGTAAGCGTAGATATAAATTTGCCAAATTTAGTATCAAATAGCGAAATGGGCGAATTTTTGATACCTGATGAATTAAAAAATAATGCAATGCGATTAGTAAATGACAAAGAGTTAGTTTCTGGTGCTACAAAAAAAGCACTGGAATATATCAAAGAATATTTGCCTAAATTAATGAAAGGAAAAGGTAAAGTTTGGATAGAAAAAACTTCTCAAACGCTTGGAAAACGGCTTGGCATTATCATAACAGTAATAACTAGTGCCAGTGACATATATAAAGCCAATAAAGAACACAAAGAGATGATAAAAAAAGAAAAAGAACGAATTGCAAGTATAAATAATACAGCTAGTAACATAGCAGATGATTTGGAAGTAAATTTCAAAAAAGAATTTAACAAGATTACAAATGAAATTTTCAATCCACTTTTGAATACTTATAGCACAATTTTTAGAGAGTTGTCATCGAAAAACGATGATTTAGAGCAAATTCAAAAGCAAATTTCAAAAATTTCAGAAAAAATAGCGTAG
- a CDS encoding HP0729 family protein produces MQNILILYNPYFKANVIEEHLKILLSKGKVAFGKVRAKDRDMQNLDENALNEIYAGANADENGYFQLFLSDFSSLYVAKVIAVKDTLDDEISPSYYADLEVEKWFILGDLRELVRNDFESVRDDFLSGFLVRGRTYRIYGNDYVYPLVVEQKNSLDYFSSGECFYKNVYKSAEFLGVKENLARYCFGDIFHILHIDSVENLVSAEIEYLANKDDKIYDFSAISMRYSKVMELEIYEFVKILFKRLCIFDKEILAVPYSVQGKDYTVRDMFEIRPNLGTYKFLFNQIKIKNAIKRLNDRNLENFLFYTLLGEITALQSVRNASVHEKKASLREINLLRSRILGIGRDGAIPALLREKRKIDYKG; encoded by the coding sequence ATGCAAAATATCCTTATCCTTTATAACCCATATTTTAAGGCAAATGTCATCGAAGAGCATTTGAAAATTTTGCTTAGCAAAGGCAAGGTCGCATTTGGCAAGGTCAGAGCCAAGGATAGGGATATGCAAAATTTAGACGAAAACGCCCTAAATGAAATTTATGCCGGTGCAAACGCAGACGAAAACGGCTATTTTCAGCTGTTTTTGAGCGATTTTTCTAGCCTTTATGTCGCAAAGGTCATCGCTGTCAAAGACACACTAGATGATGAGATAAGCCCAAGCTACTATGCAGATTTAGAAGTGGAGAAATGGTTTATTTTAGGTGATTTGCGTGAGCTTGTGCGAAATGATTTTGAGAGTGTCCGAGATGATTTTTTAAGCGGATTTTTGGTGCGGGGTAGGACTTACCGCATTTACGGCAACGACTATGTTTATCCGCTCGTGGTAGAACAAAAAAATTCGCTTGATTATTTTTCTAGCGGCGAGTGTTTTTACAAAAATGTCTATAAAAGTGCCGAATTTTTGGGCGTAAAAGAAAATTTAGCAAGGTATTGTTTCGGCGATATTTTTCACATTTTGCATATCGACAGCGTGGAAAATTTAGTCTCAGCCGAGATCGAATACCTAGCCAACAAAGATGATAAAATTTACGATTTTAGCGCCATTTCGATGAGATATTCTAAGGTTATGGAGCTTGAAATTTACGAATTTGTCAAAATTTTATTTAAAAGGCTTTGCATTTTTGACAAAGAGATTTTAGCCGTGCCTTACTCGGTGCAGGGCAAGGACTACACCGTGCGAGATATGTTTGAAATTCGCCCAAATTTAGGCACTTACAAATTTTTATTTAATCAAATCAAAATAAAAAACGCTATCAAAAGGCTAAATGATAGAAATTTAGAAAATTTCCTGTTTTACACCTTGCTTGGCGAGATAACTGCCCTGCAAAGTGTGCGAAACGCAAGTGTGCATGAAAAAAAGGCGAGCCTGCGTGAGATAAATTTGCTAAGAAGCAGAATTTTAGGCATAGGGCGAGACGGCGCGATACCTGCGCTTTTGCGAGAAAAACGAAAAATCGATTATAAAGGATAA
- the tuf gene encoding elongation factor Tu: protein MAKEKFTRNKPHVNIGTIGHVDHGKTTLTAAISAVLSRKGLAELKDYDNIDNAPEEKERGITIATSHIEYETENRHYAHVDCPGHADYVKNMITGAAQMDGAILVIAATDGPMAQTREHILLSRQVGVPYIVVFLNKCDMMDDPELIELVEMEIRDLLSQYDFPGDDTPIIQGSALQALEEAKAGNDGEWSAKIMELMNAVDSYIPTPTRDTDKDFLMPIEDIFSISGRGTVVTGRIEKGVVKVGDTIEIVGIRPTQTTTVTGVEMFRKEMDQGEAGDNVGVLLRGTKKEEVERGMVLCKPKSINPHTKFEGEVYILTKDEGGRHTPFFNNYRPQFYVRTTDVTGSIALPTGTEMVMPGDNVKITVELIAPIALEEGTRFAIREGGRTVGSGVVSKILA from the coding sequence ATGGCTAAAGAAAAATTTACTCGTAACAAGCCACACGTAAACATCGGTACTATTGGTCACGTCGATCATGGTAAAACTACTTTGACAGCTGCTATTTCTGCTGTTCTTTCAAGAAAAGGTCTAGCTGAGCTAAAAGACTATGACAATATTGATAACGCACCAGAAGAAAAAGAACGCGGTATTACTATTGCAACTTCACACATTGAGTATGAAACAGAAAATAGACACTACGCTCATGTTGATTGTCCTGGCCACGCTGACTATGTTAAAAATATGATTACTGGTGCTGCTCAAATGGACGGCGCGATTCTAGTTATCGCTGCGACAGACGGTCCTATGGCACAAACAAGAGAACACATTTTGCTATCTCGCCAAGTAGGTGTTCCATATATCGTTGTTTTCCTAAACAAATGCGATATGATGGACGATCCTGAACTAATCGAACTAGTTGAAATGGAAATTAGAGATCTACTAAGCCAATACGATTTCCCGGGAGATGATACTCCTATTATCCAAGGTTCAGCTCTTCAAGCTCTTGAAGAAGCAAAAGCTGGAAACGACGGCGAATGGTCAGCAAAAATTATGGAACTTATGAATGCTGTTGATAGCTATATCCCAACTCCAACTCGTGACACTGATAAAGATTTCTTGATGCCAATCGAAGATATTTTCTCAATTTCAGGTCGTGGAACAGTTGTAACAGGTAGAATCGAAAAAGGTGTTGTTAAAGTAGGCGACACAATCGAAATCGTAGGTATCAGACCAACTCAAACTACAACAGTAACCGGCGTTGAAATGTTTAGAAAAGAGATGGATCAAGGCGAAGCTGGCGACAATGTCGGCGTATTGCTAAGAGGAACTAAAAAAGAAGAAGTTGAAAGAGGTATGGTTCTATGCAAACCAAAATCAATCAACCCACACACTAAATTTGAAGGCGAAGTTTATATTCTAACAAAAGACGAAGGTGGTCGCCATACTCCATTCTTTAACAATTATAGACCACAATTCTATGTTAGAACAACAGATGTTACAGGTTCTATCGCATTACCAACAGGAACTGAAATGGTTATGCCTGGTGATAATGTTAAAATCACTGTTGAGCTTATCGCTCCAATCGCACTTGAAGAAGGAACAAGATTCGCTATCCGTGAGGGTGGTAGAACAGTTGGTTCAGGTGTTGTATCAAAAATTTTAGCTTAA
- the rpmG gene encoding 50S ribosomal protein L33, whose translation MAKNSSRIKIGLKCAECGDINYTTYKNSKTTTEKVELKKYCPRLKKHTVHKEVKLKS comes from the coding sequence ATGGCAAAAAATTCAAGTAGAATAAAAATCGGTCTTAAATGTGCAGAATGCGGTGATATTAATTATACAACTTATAAAAATAGCAAAACTACAACTGAAAAAGTTGAACTTAAAAAATATTGCCCAAGACTTAAAAAACACACAGTTCATAAAGAAGTTAAGTTAAAGAGCTAG
- the secE gene encoding preprotein translocase subunit SecE produces MEKVKEYYSQSKSELDKVIFPTKEQTRNAYVAVIVVVFVIALFLALVDAIMSGLISAS; encoded by the coding sequence ATGGAAAAAGTTAAAGAATATTATAGTCAATCAAAATCGGAATTAGACAAGGTTATCTTTCCTACCAAAGAACAAACTAGAAACGCTTATGTAGCGGTAATCGTAGTAGTTTTCGTTATAGCGTTATTTTTGGCTTTGGTTGATGCGATTATGTCAGGTCTAATTAGCGCATCGTAA
- the nusG gene encoding transcription termination/antitermination protein NusG, with the protein MAHKWYAIQTYAGSEMAVKRAIEALAQDYGMTEQVGEVLVPTEDVIEVKNGKKTIKERSLYPGYCFANLDLDTALWHKIQTLPRVSRFIGEAKKPSPLSEKDIEVILEKVNNREAPKPKIFFDEGETVRITEGPFANFNGIVEEYDMIHGKLRLNVSIFGRSTPVEILYSQVEKIV; encoded by the coding sequence ATGGCACATAAATGGTATGCTATCCAAACTTATGCAGGAAGCGAAATGGCTGTTAAAAGAGCCATTGAGGCACTTGCACAAGATTATGGAATGACCGAGCAAGTAGGGGAAGTTTTAGTTCCCACAGAAGATGTTATCGAAGTAAAAAATGGTAAAAAAACCATAAAAGAAAGAAGCTTGTATCCGGGTTATTGTTTTGCAAATTTGGATTTGGATACTGCTTTATGGCATAAAATTCAAACTTTACCGAGAGTTAGCAGATTTATCGGCGAAGCAAAAAAGCCGTCTCCGCTTTCGGAAAAAGATATTGAAGTTATTTTAGAAAAGGTAAATAACCGAGAAGCACCTAAGCCAAAAATTTTCTTTGACGAAGGCGAAACGGTTAGAATAACCGAAGGTCCGTTTGCAAATTTCAACGGCATAGTCGAAGAATACGATATGATTCATGGAAAACTTCGCTTAAATGTTTCTATTTTCGGTAGAAGCACACCGGTTGAAATTTTATATTCACAAGTTGAAAAGATAGTTTGA
- the rplK gene encoding 50S ribosomal protein L11, producing the protein MAKKVIGEIKLQIAATKANPSPPVGPALGQKGVNIMEFCKAFNERTKDMAGYNIPVVITVYADKSFTFITKQPPATDLIKKAAGIQKGSDNPLKNKVGKLTKAQIFEIVDKKIADLNTKDKEQAAKIIAGSARSMGITIVD; encoded by the coding sequence ATGGCTAAGAAAGTTATAGGCGAAATTAAATTACAAATTGCCGCTACAAAAGCTAACCCAAGCCCACCGGTTGGTCCTGCGCTTGGTCAAAAAGGCGTTAATATTATGGAATTTTGTAAGGCTTTTAACGAGCGAACAAAAGATATGGCAGGTTATAATATCCCTGTTGTTATCACTGTTTATGCTGATAAAAGTTTTACATTTATTACAAAACAACCACCTGCAACTGATCTAATCAAAAAAGCAGCTGGAATTCAAAAAGGTTCGGATAATCCGTTAAAAAATAAAGTCGGCAAATTGACAAAAGCTCAAATTTTCGAGATTGTTGATAAAAAAATCGCTGATTTAAACACAAAAGATAAAGAACAAGCTGCTAAAATTATAGCTGGTTCTGCACGCTCTATGGGTATAACCATAGTAGATTAA
- the rplA gene encoding 50S ribosomal protein L1: protein MSKNSKRFNELLKKVDTNKAYALSEAVETVKTLASAKFDETVEIALKLNVDPRHADQMVRGSVILPAGTGKKVRVGVIAKDAKADEATAAGADVVGSDDLIEEIQKGNINFDVLIATPNLMGLVGKVGRILGPKGIMPNPKTGTVTMDVAQAVKNAKGGQVNFRVDKQGNIHAGLGKVSFSKEQLLDNVNAFVKTLNKHKPSTAKGKYIKSAALSLTMSPSVALDSQELMDLK from the coding sequence ATGTCAAAAAATTCAAAAAGATTTAATGAACTTTTAAAAAAAGTTGATACAAACAAAGCTTATGCTTTAAGTGAAGCTGTTGAAACAGTAAAAACACTAGCTTCTGCTAAATTCGATGAAACAGTTGAAATAGCACTAAAATTAAATGTAGATCCAAGACACGCTGATCAAATGGTTAGAGGTTCTGTTATACTTCCTGCTGGAACCGGTAAAAAAGTTCGCGTTGGCGTTATTGCAAAAGATGCAAAAGCAGATGAAGCCACAGCAGCAGGTGCTGATGTAGTTGGAAGCGATGATTTAATCGAAGAAATTCAAAAAGGCAATATAAATTTTGATGTTTTAATCGCTACTCCAAATTTAATGGGCTTAGTAGGTAAAGTTGGTAGAATTCTAGGACCAAAAGGCATTATGCCAAACCCAAAAACAGGCACTGTTACAATGGATGTTGCACAAGCTGTTAAAAACGCAAAAGGCGGTCAAGTAAATTTCCGTGTTGATAAACAAGGAAATATCCATGCAGGTCTTGGAAAAGTAAGTTTTAGCAAAGAACAACTTTTGGATAATGTTAATGCGTTTGTAAAAACTTTGAATAAACACAAACCATCAACTGCAAAAGGCAAATATATCAAATCAGCTGCATTGTCATTGACAATGAGCCCGTCTGTTGCACTTGATAGTCAAGAACTAATGGATTTAAAATAA
- the rplJ gene encoding 50S ribosomal protein L10, translating into MTRDEKAKILAELKDEFAASEAIVVSDFKGLSVKQLEVLRNSAKEQNVKVKIIKNTLANIALKNAEKEGMSFKDTNIFLWGDQLSVCKVAAKFEEKNEFFKLKTAFIDGEVASVEKVVALSKMPSRDELIAMLLQVWNAPIQNFTIGLNALKEKKEQTA; encoded by the coding sequence ATGACGAGAGATGAAAAAGCTAAAATTTTAGCAGAACTTAAAGATGAATTCGCAGCTAGCGAAGCTATTGTCGTTTCCGATTTTAAAGGTCTTAGCGTTAAACAACTTGAAGTTTTAAGAAATAGCGCAAAAGAACAAAATGTAAAAGTTAAAATCATAAAAAATACACTAGCAAATATCGCTCTTAAAAATGCCGAAAAAGAAGGTATGAGTTTTAAAGATACAAATATTTTCTTATGGGGCGATCAGCTTTCAGTTTGTAAAGTCGCTGCTAAATTTGAAGAAAAAAATGAATTTTTCAAATTAAAAACAGCTTTTATCGACGGCGAAGTTGCAAGTGTGGAAAAAGTCGTTGCATTGTCAAAAATGCCTTCAAGAGACGAACTTATCGCAATGTTACTTCAAGTTTGGAACGCACCGATTCAAAATTTTACAATCGGCTTAAATGCGCTTAAAGAAAAAAAAGAACAAACAGCATAA
- the rplL gene encoding 50S ribosomal protein L7/L12 — protein sequence MAITKEDVLEFISNLSVLELSELVKEFEEKFGVSAAPVMVAGAAGGAAGGEAAEEKTEFNVVLTDAGANKIGVIKVVRALTGLGLKEAKDAVEGTPSVLKEGLNKEEAEKAKKELEEAGAKVELK from the coding sequence ATGGCAATTACAAAAGAAGATGTATTAGAATTTATTTCTAATCTTTCAGTTTTAGAACTTAGCGAATTGGTAAAAGAATTCGAAGAAAAATTTGGTGTTAGCGCAGCTCCTGTTATGGTAGCTGGTGCAGCTGGTGGTGCAGCAGGTGGCGAAGCAGCAGAAGAAAAAACAGAATTCAATGTTGTTTTAACTGACGCTGGTGCAAATAAAATCGGTGTTATTAAAGTAGTTAGAGCTTTAACTGGTCTAGGCTTAAAAGAAGCAAAAGACGCTGTTGAAGGAACACCGTCAGTTCTTAAAGAAGGACTAAATAAAGAAGAAGCTGAAAAAGCTAAAAAAGAATTAGAAGAAGCCGGAGCAAAAGTCGAGCTTAAATAA